A window of Flammeovirga kamogawensis genomic DNA:
TAGAAAGGTAATTAGTTAAGCGGTAATATTCTTGATACTTCGATATCATAACTGTGTACCCTAAAGAACACAACATATCTACACGATCTAAGAAATCTGTTTCATCTTTCTTTCTATCTTCAGAAATTCTAAGGTTTTCTAAAGTAAGCTCAGAAACTGTTACTATATTATTTTCATCTACATCTGGATCATTCTTAAAGTGTTCATAAGAACGCTCCATCATATCGATATTTACTTTCGTAATTGGTCTAAATCTACCTCTTAATACAAGAATATTCTTTTTGTATAAGAAATCTTGAGGTAAAGCAACTTGGCCATCAGGTCCAAACATCGTTGTTTTTGCTAAACCGTTCTTAACCAATAATAAACTTAATAATCGGTTATCCACATCCAAGAAATCAGGTCCACTTACACGAACAAAATTGACAATAATTTTATGGATACTCAAACCGTCCATTAATGAGCTTAAAAACTCATCTACATTATTAGTTTGATAAAAACATGCATGAATAAGATTAACACCTAAAATACCAATTGTCTCTTGTTGTAAAAGAGGATCATTATCTTTTAATTCTACATGTAGAACACATTCATTTGGAATAGAATTAGGGCGAGTTTGAAAACGAAGTCCTAACCAACCATGTCCTTGATTTGTTCTATTAAAATTTAATTGTTCAATTGTATCTGCAAACGCAAAAAAGCACGTTTCATCTTTTCTTTTAGGTAAACGCTCTCCAAGAAGTCCGAACTCCTTTTTAAGCATCCTTTCTACCCTACTTTGACAAACGTACCTTCCTCCAGGCTCAGGCCCATAAATAGCATCTGAAAAAGACATATCGTAAGCCGATATTGTTTTTGCTATTGTTCCTGATGCTGCACCCGCCTTAAAAAAATTTGCAGCAACCTCTTGGCCTGCTCCAATTTCGGCTAAAGACCCATATATTGTTGGGTCTAAATTAATCTTAAGTGCTTTTTCTTTGGTTGTCAACGTGTTGAACCCCATGATAAATTAAAGAAATTCTTTTATAATGTGTTTAAAATATATGTCTATAAGTTTACAACTACCTGTTACGCAAAATTGATATACTTTTAAATTATAGCTACTAATTTTTACATGTATATAAGATGAATTTAGATAGTGTAATGTGGTTTCAAGTTTCCTTGAAAAAGTTTTTATGTACTCTGCAAATGTAGATGTTTACTTTATAATTTCTACAGTTTTATTAGATTACTCTTATTAATAATGTACAATTCACACTAATTAATAAAATATGTACATAAATTGTAAACTATTTAGTATTACAACTGCTTCTATTTAGAAACCTCCATGTAGTTTTCGGATAATCCATTCAGAAAAAAGTAATATAAACATCAAGCCCAAAATCCACATATTTGAACCTAATTCTTTATATTTTTCTTCAGCATGAATTCTCTGACTTGCTTTATTTGTGGCCAATAAATCAGATAAGCCACTCAGCTCGTCTGCATTATAATACATCCCTCCAGACTTATCAGCAACCCCACGTAGTAAAGAGAAATTTGCAGTTGGGTTAAGAGCTTCTAATGCCATTTCTTTAACAGCAAAACTTCCAGTAGAATACTCTTTCTTTCCATCAATCTCTGTTGATGCTACAAAAGAATAAACCCCTTCAGCCAAGTCAGATAAATGATATTTAAAATATGGTGCAGAATTTAAGTACGTAAAGGATGTCGTTTCTCCTTTTTCATTTTTAACTACTAAATCTATGGTATGCCCATAAATTGATTCATAAATATCATTATAAACTTCAGTTTCTATCACTACATCTTCAATATCAGAATATTCTGAATTTGTTGTATTTACTCTAAACCTACGTTTATCTGTTTTTGTTGACAAGTATTGAACAACTTTACTTATTAATTCATCAGTTGCTTGCTCATCAGATTGTAAAAAACTTTCTTGTAAACGCCACTTCCATAAACCAGTTCCTACTAGTACTGCAGATTTCACACCTCCAGTTTCACCTAAAATAAGTAAAGGTTTAGAAGTTTTCACTGCTCCTATTTGTTGATATATTAATGCTGTTCCTGATTTCAGTTTATATTCACCAAAAGGAACCTCGATAGGCGACATTTTTTCTATCAGTTGTTTTTTATCTGATGGAAAAGTAAAGAAAGAAAACTTATCATCGAAAGCTGCTGTAACTTTATCTTTCTGACCTCTATATCCTTCAATGCTTAATAAAGAATTCATTTTATTAAATGCATTGATATCCGTTCTGTCTCCTACTATATACCAAAAAGGTATCTGCTTTTTAGCCAAATCCTTAAGTAAAAGAGCTGCTTTACGTTTTACGTTAGGGTATTCATGTAAAATCACTAAATCATACTTAGAGTTTTTATCATATCCCTTACCATTTTTAAGTTTAATTCCTGGAATATATACGTGTAATTCGTAGTTTTTATTACTTTCTATACCTGCTCGTATTGCTTTAATATCTGGGTGAGGTGCATTTGCTACTAAAAGAATTTTTTCTTTCCCTTCAATCACCTCAATATAAATTGATTTCGTGTTGTTTTCTGTAGAGAATTCCCCATCTAATGCCTTTGCACTTACTGTAAATTTTTGATACCCCTTTTTCTTGGCATCAACAGTAAACTTAACTTGCTCAAATCCTTTTTCGCTATTTATTTTATATCGCTTTTTAGCAATCTTTCTTCCTCTAGAAGACAAAGTAACTTCTACCTCTTTCCCCATAAACCCCTCATTTACTATTTCTGCTATTACAGGAAATTTATTACCTAAATAAGCTATTTTATTAGCATAAACTTCTTTTACTTGTAAATCAATCTGTGGGATTGTGTCTCCAATTCCTACCGTATAAATTGGCACTACAGATGGCACAAATAAAGGCGAAAATCCTTGGTTAAAAATACCATCAGTCACTAATGCTATTCCCGCTAGGTTTTCATGTTCGTTTACTTCTTCTAATTTTTGAATTGATTTACTTATGTTAGTCACCTTATAATCAAATTCTAAAGATGCTAAATCATTTTCTTCAATTTTATCACCTGCAAGGTTATAGAATTTTGTATCGTAACCTTCTTCTTTTATTCTATCTGCCGTATTAACTAATGATTCTAAAAGATTATTTAAATTCTCTTTAGTAACAGTAGCCTTCATCGACTCAGAATTGTCTATCACAAAAGAAATAATAGGTTTTTCAAAATATCTTTCAATACTTTTAAACATAGGGTCTAAGAGTAAAAATACTACTACAGAAAGCACTGAAAATCTCAATAGAATTAGTATCCTATTTATAGATATAGACCAAACCTGTTTCTTTGTATAAAAAAAATAAGTAGCTAAAGCACAACTAAGGATGCCAAAAAACATCCACCACCAAGAGTATTCTATATAAAGTCCGTTCATGGATATATTGAAGTATTTCTAATTAGTTATCACATCATTTATTAAAAATGATAAGAGGCTAAGGTTAAAATAGAAGCATTCACGCTAACTATAGTGTTACATTACTAAAAGTTAAACGCTACAAAGAAGTAAAGCAATTAAATAGGCTATTAATTTTAGTATTATAATAGAAAGTTACAATTCATTGATATCTTTTGATACTTCTAAAACATTTTCTTTCACTTTCTCTAAAAGTAGTTTACCACCTCCTACAAACGACGGGGGCAAATTATACATACCACTTATAGCATATTCCTGCACAATACTATTTGTTGAATTTAATTGATAATAAAATTTCACAACAACTGAATATGCATTTGTTTTACGCATCATTACTCTAGAAAACTCTTTACAAGATCTATAGCTCATTTTATTTGGATAATAAACTACTCCTCCTATTTCTAGCTCTCCGTAATTATCAAGAATTTTTTGTTGGTATTCGTTCTCTACTTCCAATGGGTGGATTATTTCCTCAGAAAAAATAAATGATGGAGCCATTGTCGTTCCCTCAGCTTTATAGCTTTTAGGCTTCACTTC
This region includes:
- a CDS encoding vWA domain-containing protein gives rise to the protein MNGLYIEYSWWWMFFGILSCALATYFFYTKKQVWSISINRILILLRFSVLSVVVFLLLDPMFKSIERYFEKPIISFVIDNSESMKATVTKENLNNLLESLVNTADRIKEEGYDTKFYNLAGDKIEENDLASLEFDYKVTNISKSIQKLEEVNEHENLAGIALVTDGIFNQGFSPLFVPSVVPIYTVGIGDTIPQIDLQVKEVYANKIAYLGNKFPVIAEIVNEGFMGKEVEVTLSSRGRKIAKKRYKINSEKGFEQVKFTVDAKKKGYQKFTVSAKALDGEFSTENNTKSIYIEVIEGKEKILLVANAPHPDIKAIRAGIESNKNYELHVYIPGIKLKNGKGYDKNSKYDLVILHEYPNVKRKAALLLKDLAKKQIPFWYIVGDRTDINAFNKMNSLLSIEGYRGQKDKVTAAFDDKFSFFTFPSDKKQLIEKMSPIEVPFGEYKLKSGTALIYQQIGAVKTSKPLLILGETGGVKSAVLVGTGLWKWRLQESFLQSDEQATDELISKVVQYLSTKTDKRRFRVNTTNSEYSDIEDVVIETEVYNDIYESIYGHTIDLVVKNEKGETTSFTYLNSAPYFKYHLSDLAEGVYSFVASTEIDGKKEYSTGSFAVKEMALEALNPTANFSLLRGVADKSGGMYYNADELSGLSDLLATNKASQRIHAEEKYKELGSNMWILGLMFILLFSEWIIRKLHGGF
- a CDS encoding TonB-dependent receptor, producing the protein MGFNTLTTKEKALKINLDPTIYGSLAEIGAGQEVAANFFKAGAASGTIAKTISAYDMSFSDAIYGPEPGGRYVCQSRVERMLKKEFGLLGERLPKRKDETCFFAFADTIEQLNFNRTNQGHGWLGLRFQTRPNSIPNECVLHVELKDNDPLLQQETIGILGVNLIHACFYQTNNVDEFLSSLMDGLSIHKIIVNFVRVSGPDFLDVDNRLLSLLLVKNGLAKTTMFGPDGQVALPQDFLYKKNILVLRGRFRPITKVNIDMMERSYEHFKNDPDVDENNIVTVSELTLENLRISEDRKKDETDFLDRVDMLCSLGYTVMISKYQEYYRLTNYLSRFTRGKKIGVAVGRYNLEYIFNPDYYQHLKGGILEAFGFLFGRNIKLYVYPSLDRESLNPNELLTSDSINLADSQKALFQSMVDNNKIEDLKDCDPKNLNIISDNVLELIKKGDADWENMVPQVVVEQIKQYCLFDYPCSVEKKREIEQSRKESTRNRQRRIINSED